From Dechloromonas sp. A34:
CGTGACCGGCAGTATCAGCGTCTATATCGCCCGCAGCGCCGAAACCGAAATCGAATCCATCTACAAGCACGAGGCCATCCCGATGCGGGAACTGGCCCGGATTCGCCGTCTGGTCGTCGAAAACAGCGGCCAGATATTCCGCGCCATGCAGCACAACCCGTCCTTCGACTACGCCAAGCTGCATGACCATCCGGTCACCCTGCACCTCGACGTGATCGAGAAGAACCTGAAATGGATGGACGAGACCTTCGTCTCACTGAAAGCCAATCTGCTGCCGGCTAGCGAGGAACTGAAGCTGATTCAGGAATTCGAGCCGCTGTATGCCAAGTATGTCGGCGAAGTCGTCCGGCCAACCTTGAAGGCACTACTCGACGGCGACTACTCGGCTGCTACCGTCGCGCACTTCCTCAAGGCGAACGGCCAGTTCGAAGCCAAGATGAACCCGATGATGCGCAGCGTTGCCGAAGCGCAAGAAAAGGCGGTCAGGACCAGCTACGAAACCTCGACCGCCGAGAACCGGCGATTCATCTGGGCATCCCTGATCACGCTCGCTACCGGCCTGCTGCTCGGACTGCTAATCGCCGCCTATACCATCCGCTCGATCACGGTGCCGCTGGGCGAGATGGCGAAGCTGATCATCCGCACCGCCCGCGACAAGGATTTCACCGGCAGCATCCCGATCCGCAGCCGGGACGAAGTCGGGCTGACGGCCGAAGCCTTCAACGATCTGCTGAAGACATTGCAGCAGAGTCTGGCCGAGGTACGCCAGGAAATCGTCCAGGTCGACGAGGCGACATCGACCCTCGCCCAGGCTTCCACCCAGGCGGCACAAGCCTCGGCCGAAACCAGCGAGTCTTCGTCGTCGATGGCGGCCTCGCTCGAACAACTCTCGGTCAGCATCACCTCGGTTTCCGACCACACCCGCGAGGCGCTCGCCTTGGCCAATCTGGCCGGCGAACACTCCGAAACCGGCGGCACCGTGATCGGCAACGCCGTCTCGGCCATGGCCGACATCGCGGTCGAGGTCAAGGGCGTCGGCGCGACAATCACCGAACTCGGCGAACACTCCGAGCGCATTTCATCGGTGGTCCAGGTGATCAAGGACGTCGCCGACCAGACCAACCTGCTCGCGCTGAATGCGGCCATCGAGGCTGCCCGCGCCGGCGAACAGGGCCGCGGTTTCGCGGTGGTCGCCGACGAAGTGCGCAAACTGGCCGAACGGACCACCAAGGCGACCGGCGAGATCGCCGGCATGATCGCGGATATCCAGAGCCGTTCGAAGAGCGCCGTAGTGGCCATGGAAAACACCATCGGCCACCTCGAAAGCGGCACCGAACTGGCAACTCGGGCCGGGGAAGCAATCGCGGCAATTCGCAGCGCCAACAGCGAGGTTCAGCGCGTTTTCGCCGATATCAACGAGGCCATGCACGAACAGGGCGCCGCCAGCTACGACATCGCCCAGAAGGTCGAGCGCGTAGCCCAGGCATCAGAACAAAGCAGCACCAGCGTCGGCGTTTCGGCCACCGAGGCGGACAATATCCGCAGCCTGACCAACCGCATGCGGGCCAACGTCGAACGCTTCAAGACCTAGCGCCCGAGCGTCATCAAGGCGGCCACGCGCTGGTCGCCTTGTGGCAAACTCCCGCCATGCACGCGCTCCCTCATCTCGCCACGGCCGACTGGCTGGCACTGGCCGCCTTCTTCATCTGCTGGGCCGGTTACGCCTGGTTCTCCGAGCACAGCCGCTGGGGTGATCGCGGCCTGGTACGGACCAGCCAGGGCTATCGCCTGGAATGGGCGCGGCGCATGCTGGAACGCGATATCCGCGTCGCCGACTCGACGCTGATCGGCAACCTGATGACCAGTGTTTCCTTCTACGCCAACACCACGATCTACATCATCGCCGGCCTGGTCGCCGCGCTCGGCGCTTCCGACAAGCTGCTCAGCGTCACCGCCGAACTGCCCTTCGGCGGCGTCGGCAACCGCGAGTTGCTGGAAATCAAGCTGATGCTGGTGCTCGCCTCCTTCGTTTTCGCCTATTTCAAATTCACCTGGTCGCTACGCCAGTTCAACCTGGTTTCCATCCTGGTCGGCGCCGCCCCGAACACAAGGCTGGACAGGCCGCCGACGAAACCTACGCCCGCCGTGTGGCCGGCGCCAACAGCCTGGCCGGCGACGATTTCAATCGTGGCATCCGCGCCTACTACTTCGGCCTCGCCGCCTCGGGCTGGCTGCTGCATCCGGCCATGCTCGGCGGTCTGGCGATCACCGTATTGATCGTGCTCTACCGCCGCGATTTCCGTTCGCCGGCGCTGGCCCTGCTACGCGGCGACGCCTGAGTCGGATGAACGCCCGCAACCCGCTGGCCGGCATCGCCTTCGGCCTGCTCGCCTACGGCATCTGGGGCTTCTTCCCGCTCTTCTTCCGCCAGCTTTCGCATCTCTCGCCAATGGACGTGCTGTCCAACCGCGCCGTCTGGGCCTTCGTCTTCGTCGCCCTGCTGCT
This genomic window contains:
- a CDS encoding methyl-accepting chemotaxis protein, with the translated sequence MSNMSIRGRLIGLVAFLALALIVTGSISVYIARSAETEIESIYKHEAIPMRELARIRRLVVENSGQIFRAMQHNPSFDYAKLHDHPVTLHLDVIEKNLKWMDETFVSLKANLLPASEELKLIQEFEPLYAKYVGEVVRPTLKALLDGDYSAATVAHFLKANGQFEAKMNPMMRSVAEAQEKAVRTSYETSTAENRRFIWASLITLATGLLLGLLIAAYTIRSITVPLGEMAKLIIRTARDKDFTGSIPIRSRDEVGLTAEAFNDLLKTLQQSLAEVRQEIVQVDEATSTLAQASTQAAQASAETSESSSSMAASLEQLSVSITSVSDHTREALALANLAGEHSETGGTVIGNAVSAMADIAVEVKGVGATITELGEHSERISSVVQVIKDVADQTNLLALNAAIEAARAGEQGRGFAVVADEVRKLAERTTKATGEIAGMIADIQSRSKSAVVAMENTIGHLESGTELATRAGEAIAAIRSANSEVQRVFADINEAMHEQGAASYDIAQKVERVAQASEQSSTSVGVSATEADNIRSLTNRMRANVERFKT